A single genomic interval of Corylus avellana chromosome ca10, CavTom2PMs-1.0 harbors:
- the LOC132164127 gene encoding NEDD8-specific protease 1: protein MRRSGADDKILSYNDVVLRRSDLDILSGPYFLNDRIIEFYLSYLSSSYPANDILLVPPSIAFWIMNCPAVESLEDFLEPLHLPDKKLVIFPVNDNDDVSKAEAGSHWSLLAFERNANTFVHHDSNRGINKWHAKRLYNAVVGFMSVCNSASDASYLECTDSPQQVNGYDCGLYVTSIARAICSWHGSGEAKDKDELWFSAVKEEVTPSTVAGMRGEILSLIRGLMATK, encoded by the coding sequence ATGAGAAGATCTGGAGCTGATGACAAGATTCTCAGCTACAATGATGTTGTACTTAGACGATCTGATTTGGACATTCTGAGTGGCCCATATTTTCTCAATGACCGAATTATCGAATTCTATCTCAGTTATCTTTCTTCAAGCTATCCTGCTAATGACATCCTACTTGTTCCGCCTTCAATTGCTTTCTGGATAATGAATTGCCCAGCTGTGGAGTCTCTTGAAGATTTTCTTGAACCTCTTCATTTGCCTGACAAGAAGCTGGTAATATTTCCTGTAAATGACAATGATGATGTGAGCAAGGCCGAAGCTGGGTCTCATTGGAGCTTACTTGCATTTGAGAGAAATGCTAACACATTTGTTCATCATGATAGCAATAGAGGGATAAATAAATGGCATGCTAAACGACTATATAATGCTGTTGTTGGATTTATGAGTGTTTGCAATTCAGCATCAGATGCTAGTTATCTTGAATGCACTGATTCACCACAGCAAGTGAACGGTTATGATTGTGGCTTATATGTTACATCCATTGCAAGAGCTATATGCAGCTGGCATGGAAGTGGTGAAGCCAAAGACAAAGATGAGTTGTGGTTTTCTGCTGTGAAGGAGGAAGTCACTCCATCAACTGTTGCTGGGATGCGAGGTGAGATCCTGAGCCTTATCAGAGGTTTAATGGCCACGAAGTGA